GGGTAGATGCCGAGCAGCTCGCCCTTGCTCAGCACGCCGAGGCCCTCGCGGATCGCTGCCTGGCCCGCCGCTTTGCCGGAGCGGTCCACGGGGATCTGTCCGGCGCTGCGGAAGAACGCGGCGGTCAGCCGGCCCCTGATGCCGGGCCCCGTGAAGTACTCCGCCTTCGCCAGGAACGTGATGCGCCGCTTCAGGATGGCCGGCATCAGGAAGTGGTCCGAGAACGACAGGTGATTGCCCGCGACGATCGCCGCGCCCGACTCCGGCACATGGTCGAGCCCCTCGATCCGGGGCCGGAACACCAGCCGCAGCAGTGGGCCCAGAATCACGTACTTGAGCAGTCGGTAGAACATGCTGGGCCGCCTTCCCCGTGGATCCAGATGCGTGCGCACAGTAACCAATCGTCGGCCCGCGCGCGAGAGCCCGTTCGGACCTCGCCGGGTCTCCGACCGGGGGACCGCACGGCGCGTCCGCTTGGCGGCCGCCCGGCACAGGGAGTCCCCTGGCCTCCGTTCGTCCCGCACCTTCACCGGAGGTCCCGTGATGCGTCCGCTCGTTCTCGCCGCCGCAGCCCTCACCGCCCTCGCCGCGGCCGGCCCCGCCCGCGCCACCGCCACCGACCCGCCGGCGCCCCAGGGGGTCTTCCTCACCGTCTCCGGGAATCAGGGTTCATGGATGCGCGGTGAGCTGCTGCGCTGCGAGCCGGGGGCGTCCGGGCACCATCCCCACGCGTCAGAGGCGTGCGCCGCACTCGACGGGGCGCAGGGGAATCTGGACGCGCTGCACCCGGCCCCGGAGATGTGCACCCAGGTCTACGCCCCGGTCACCGTGAGCGCGAGCGGCACATACCGCGGCAAGAAGATCACCTGGGAGAAGACCTTCGCCAACGCCTGCACGATGAACGCGTCGACCGGGTCCGTCTTCCGCTTCTGACGCGCGGGACCCGCTCTCGCGGCACCGGGCCATGCGTCAGGTGCTGCGCGACGCGGCCATCCCGAGGGTGAGCAGACCGAGCACGACCCAGCCGAACCACAGCCACCCGTTGCTCCCGAGCGCCACCGTGTAGGCCGTCACCGCGACGAGGGCGCCGACGGTGAGCACCCCCATCGTCTTCATCGATCCGGGCATGGCCCGCCTCCTCCCGGTAACCCGGACGGCGCAGCGCCCGGACCACGGCTGAACACCATGGTCACCCCTCAGGGGCGCCGGGCGCTACCGGCCGCGCGTGTTCAGTGAGGCGAGATACGCGTTGTACGCGACAAGCTCCTGGTCACCGTCGCGGTCCGCGGCCCGGTCCTTGCGGCGCGCCTGCCGGTCCTCGGACTTCTTCCACTGGAAGAGCAGCGCGAGCAGCACGAGCACCGAGGGCACCTCGCTGAACGCCCAGGCGATACCGCCCGCTGCCGTCTGGTCCGCCAGCGCGTCGATCCCGAGCGAGGCCGGCGGGTGCTCGTACGTGCCGATCATCGGCCCGGACGCCATCATCAGCGCGATGCCGAAGAACGCGTGGAAGGGCATGCCCGCGAAGAGCTCCAGCATCCGCATCACATAGCCGGGGCGGTGCGGGCCCGGGTCCACGCCCATGATCGGCCAGAAGAAGACCAGGCCGACGGCGAGGAAGTGCACCATCATGCCGATGTGCCCGACCTTCGAACCCATGAGAGTGTCGAAGATCGGCGTGAAGTAGAGCGCGTACAGGCTCGCGATGAACAGCGGGATCGTGAACGCGGGATGCGTGACGATCCGCATGTACCGGCTGTGCAGCAGCATCAGGAGCAGCTCGCGCGGCCCCTTCGAGCCGCGCCGCGCCACCGGCATCGCCCGCAGGGCGAGCGTGATCGGCGCGCCCATCAGGAGCAGGATCGGCGAGAGCATGCTGATCACCATGTGCTGCACCATGTGCACGGAGAACATGACCATGCCGTAGTCGTTCAGCTTGGTGCACATCACCAGCATCACGGTCAGCACGCCGATGACGAACGACAGCGTGCGGCCCACCTGCCAGCTGTCACCGCGCCGCGCGAGCCGCACGACACCCCAGCCGTACAGGCCGAGCGCCACCAGGCACCCGATCAGGAAGAAGGGGTCCGCCGACCATGCGAGGCCTCGCCCCAGCGTGAACGGCGGCAGATCCATGTTCATGCCGTGCCCGCTGTGATCCATCCGCCGG
The DNA window shown above is from Streptomyces sp. NBC_01445 and carries:
- a CDS encoding cytochrome c oxidase assembly protein; protein product: MDHSGHGMNMDLPPFTLGRGLAWSADPFFLIGCLVALGLYGWGVVRLARRGDSWQVGRTLSFVIGVLTVMLVMCTKLNDYGMVMFSVHMVQHMVISMLSPILLLMGAPITLALRAMPVARRGSKGPRELLLMLLHSRYMRIVTHPAFTIPLFIASLYALYFTPIFDTLMGSKVGHIGMMVHFLAVGLVFFWPIMGVDPGPHRPGYVMRMLELFAGMPFHAFFGIALMMASGPMIGTYEHPPASLGIDALADQTAAGGIAWAFSEVPSVLVLLALLFQWKKSEDRQARRKDRAADRDGDQELVAYNAYLASLNTRGR
- a CDS encoding SSI family serine proteinase inhibitor is translated as MRPLVLAAAALTALAAAGPARATATDPPAPQGVFLTVSGNQGSWMRGELLRCEPGASGHHPHASEACAALDGAQGNLDALHPAPEMCTQVYAPVTVSASGTYRGKKITWEKTFANACTMNASTGSVFRF